The sequence GGTGCTGGCCGAGCCCCACTCGTGCTCCACGCTCTTCACGCACGGCAGGCTGGGGTTGGCCTTCTGCACTACCGAGATCTGGCAGGTCTGTGAGTCATAGTGGGCCTCGCACCAGTCAGGAAAGTCGATcgggtgctgggtgctgtgggagAGGACACGGTGCTGTCAGTAGCCCCGATTAATGGCAGCAGGCTGCTGACTGCCCTGGGTggcttcctgctgccagccccctgCACGGGTGTCTTCCAGACCAGCTTAGGCaggctgggacacagctcctgGCCCATCTGGGCATCTTGCTGTGCGAAAACATCCTTTCCAACTGCCCCAACTCACCCCACCACCCTCAATGCCCTGGTGGGGTCCTGCCCACCTCTGCCTCTTGTTCACCAGGACCTGGTGCCCGCAGCCCTCCCAAGGCTCTGATATCAACACccgctgctgcaggggcagggtgCTGTGGTGGGAGGTGACAGCCACCCCAGCCCGGCCCCTCACTCACGTCTCACAGCAGCCCACGCCAATGGGGTGCAGGcaggtgcagagcaggcagtTGGTGCTCAGCCACGATTCCCCAATGGAGAACTGTTTCCCTTCGTATTCACAGGGAGCTGCAAAGGAAATAGTGGTGATAAGAACAGATGGGCCTGTGCTGAGGGTGAATGGAAGCCTCCCGGACACCCCTGTGCCCTGAACAGGGGCAGAAGTACCATGAACCTGTCACCCACCTTGTGCAATGCAAGATATATGGTGATCTGTCCACCATCCTGCAGGTATGGAATGCCCTGTCATCTCTCGTGGGTCATGTACCCATCCATCCTCTCCTGGCCCTGTCTTGTGGCTCTCACCACTAACCCCATGGTCTAGAGCAAGAACCAAGTGGCTCTTGCTTCCCTGGAGAGGACAAATCCAATACCCCTTAGGGTCTGGGCATTTCCGCAGCCCTGGGAGGAGACAACAGAGGGATAATGATCTGCCCTCCTCCCTTTGCTGCTAGTCCTGCAcactcagccccagccaggcaccTGCCATGAGCCTTCATGGCCCAGAAAGCTGTTTCTcagccagagccctggggagctgttctgTGGTTTATAGACTGCTCCTTCCACTCACCACTGGCCCATGATCCCattcctgtgctcagcacagtcCCTTCCATACTTCTCAGGCATAGAGAAGAGCCCTGCTATGCTGGGAAAGCTGAGGCCTCTTCTTCCCCTTAGCCTCTTCCCATCTCACTTCCCCACTTACCTTTAGCCTGGAAGTAGCACTTGGCCTGGGAGcccggcagctggaggagggaaaGAAGCAGGCAAAGCCTGCCCCAAGCACACCTCATCTTCTGTGCTTGCATGGCCATAGATGGTTGAGCTGGACTTGTTCGCTTTGCTTCTCTATTGCCTTTGCTCCtttgccttctctttctctttctccctctctgcctttttAATGCTCTTCCCCTGATCCCAATGAGAGATATTTATAAAGTTCAGCTTTACGACCCTGgccaccagctgtgccccactgGAAAAGTTGTAAAACTCATTTCCTGATTTGAAAGGCATGAAAACAAGAGGTAGGATCAAGATTTTTAACAAGCTGTGAAAAGCTGATTCATGCCCTCCAGAAATTTCTCCAGTTGGAAGCCCCTGTGGGTGCAAGGCTCCACAGCAAGGGGAGATCCAAAGGTCCCCAGCAGCGTTGCCCTCTGCAGTGTGGTGAGCACGTAAGCAGCAAGCACGGGAGACCCTGGCTCCTGACCAGAAGAGCTCCAGGCTCCCCTCTGGTCATGCTGAGCCGTCACTGCTCCTTCAGAGCAAGCCAAGATTTTGGGAGCATCCCATGTCACAGTGaccagagcagcacaagcaTTCTGCTAGCAGTGTGGGATGCAAATGGCATCATCCTCATTTGGGGATGGAGGTGCTTGCCCCCACTCCTGAGTACCACATCATGGCACTTtcaccccagcctgggctgcagctgtgccaggttCATAGCCATGCAtaggctggggatggggacagcaggtttaaaatcacaggatcacaaaatcatagaatcgTAGAGTTgtagaatatgctgagttggaaggggcccatCAGGATCACCatgtccaactcctggccctgtgcaggacaccccaagaatcccAGCATGTACCTGAGAATGTTGTCCAAACACCTACTGAGCTCTGACAtatttggtgctgtgaccagaGCAGACAGTCACAGATGCAGAACCGGGGCTCATCTGAGCAGTGCCCATGAAAGGGGACTGTGCCTGTGCATCTGGAGTACCCACAAGGTACTGGGGCTGAGCGTCCTCTTCCAGGGGCTGCAGACTGGCCCCCACATAAGCTGGAAACAGGAAGGATAAAATTAGGAGGCAAAAGTGCTTTTAGGCAGCAGGTAACCTGGGGGGTAAGTGAGGCACTTGGCTGGAAGCAAGGACCTGTGTAAAGGTGCCACATCACCCCGGATTGTGCCTGTGGACCTCACAGACCCTCACTCAGAGGGACTGCCTCTGTGTAGAAGTGATAAGGCTGTTATCAGCTGGCAAAGTGAGCTGAAGTGCAAGAGGGAGGAGGTCAGAGCCCTGGGAGCCGCATGGTCCCGGAGAGCTACCAGCAAAGGGCTGACTTGCCAAAAGAAATTCGCAGCCCTTGTCAgaggtgctgccagcagcaggaaacagggctctggggatggTCCAGCCAGGGgctcagccagcacagggccatgcTGGCAGTGaggcagcatcagcagcagtgGCATATGTGGGTCATCTGCCCCTGCATTAAGCTCCCTGTTCCTGAGAGTTTGGGATAAATTTACACCTTGACGCGTGAGGCTTAATATCCCTTCCAGAATTTGTATTGGCATTCACTATTATAGCTGGATATTTTTCTTATCCCTATAAGTGCCCAATCCCTCATTGAATCCTGCTAAATTTTGGCCCGAGCATTTTCCTGTGGCAGTCTAATTAAGCACagagtgagaaagaaaaatgcttcctTTTATCCACTTTATCCGCTTTGGATTCACCACCTTCGGATTTGAAGGCATAGTCCCTTTCCTTTGGTGCTCTGGGCCCCCTTACCATCCCATTGCATCCATCTCCTGCAGCTTGTGCTCTCACTGCTGAGGGAGAAGCTTTGCATCCCTTCTTCCCCTTAGAGAATTACCCCAGCCCTGTTGTACCGCCACGGGTGATGCTGTGTCCCTCGGTGGGGTGGCTGGATGGCAGCGAGTGTGGGATCTGTTAGGAAAGGCTGATAACAAATCAGAGAAATGCTGGGCATGCCCTGCTGACCGCTGGGCCATGAGCCAGGATGGTGGAGTGTATCAGTGACAAATGGAACTTGCCCTTTGGTGCAGAGTTGTTACTATATAAGGAGGATAAAAGTGTTCATCGTCAGAGCAGTTAATTAATATTCCTATTGTGTGTTTGGAAAAAGAAGTCTGGCACGCTAGTAACTGCAATGAAATAATCCATCATTGTTTCATCAACAAGAACAGCAAATGTTGCAAAAAAGAAATGGTGGGTTTCACTGAGAGGCCCACAGGATTTGGACAGGCTTCCAGAAGACTGCTCAAAACCTGGGGCAACATCATCTCTTGGCTTTGGAAGGGGAAGGGCATTGCCCCTGCTCCATCAGGGACATGGAGAGGCATTCTCAGGATTTCTGTAGCCATTACAGTTCATTACAGAGAGTTAGAGCTACGAGTCCATTCATGGCTATTGGGTTTTTCATCAAAGTGCTTTGCtgggaaaatgcagagaaatagAGGAGTGTCAGGACATCTCTTGGCACACTGCAGAGGGAGCGGGGCATGGAGCACCATCCACACTGTGTCTGTGCATAAAGAAAGGGGCTGGTGGTCCCCCATAGCCTGTTGATCCTGCTATTCCCCCTCCTGACCACTTTCCTTTCCCCACTTCTGCATTCCTGGGCACCCACCTGTCCGCAGCACACACAACCCCATGGGTGATCCAGAGCATTTTGGTCCAGGTTGTACAGAAGAGAGCTCGTAATTTGGAAAGCAATAATTGCAATTGGACTTGGTGTTTCAGAGCTTCTGCCTGGGCTCTTGAGGGTActgtggcaggaggagctgacaccttctcctgctgtgccagcccggAGGAGGCTTTGCTGCAGAGACTGAAGGAAAGCATCTGCTTTTGGTCTCACATCTTAGGGAACAACTGGGACCTGGGGAAGAACCACAGAAAGGATAAAGGGGCTGGAAGAAGTGCCTCTCTAGAAATTCAGTGCCTTTGATTTACCAGACACAGCCCAACAGAAGGGATCACTGCCTGTCTACGTGTGTGCCAGTGAGGAGCAGTCACCACCTTTGAGTATCCCAGGATCCTGCAGAAGGTCAAATCCATGTCTCAGCATCCTCCCAGCAGgacccagctctcctgcctggcctgggTCTCCAATTGTAGCTGTGTCTGAGAAAAGCTGGGTGCTGCACCCCGCCATTTGCTGGCCTCCTCTCCTAGCAatgcctctgcagagcagcagaatgcccagtgccagggatgggacCCCATGGATGGGGAAGGAAGAGCACCCAAGCCAAGGGTACTGGGGTGAGGTGGCAACAGCCCACCCCAGCACcacaggaggctcagggggtAATAATTGATGCTGGACCAGTTGCCATCAGCAGAGTCCAGGAGGGTTATAAAACCTGAATCTCCTGAGccttcagctggagctgcagctgcagagcaggaagcaAACAGGATCCCGGCTGGCATTGTGAAAGCAAACACCGTAAATCCAAGGAAGTGCTGTGATTGCTGTTTTAGGCACTGGGGATCTTGGCTCCTGGTCCCCaaagctattttattttctctctgaacaaaaaaaaaaaaaaaaaaaaaaaaaaaaaaaaaaaaaaaaaaaaaaaaaaacccgaaaaacaaaacaaacaaacaaaaaaaaaaacaaacaagaaaccccaaaacaaacaaaaaaatccacaaccCCAGTTTATCACTGGACCAAACTGCATTGGTGCTGCCGTGGACCCTGAAGCAGCTCTTCATGGGATGTGGGGACCTTTCCTTGCCCAGCACCTTGAGGATGTTTCAAGCACCAGAGTACCCAAGGCACCAGGGCAGGTGCAGGTAGATGCTAGCTCTGAGTGATGACCATTCATGAATGCTCACTGCTTGCTGGCATGGCCAGACCCTGGGGAGGGGTGAGCAGAGGGGTGAGGAAGAGATAGGCAgtcaggagctgggaagggaagacAAAGGGCTCGACAGGGAATGACAGCTGGCTCATGGCATCCTTCATCCCACAGCTGGCCAGCCAGATGGGACAGCTCAcagaggctggagcacagccccaccagcaATGGGACTGTTGCTCCAAAAAGGGGACAAAATAGAGgagatgtgagaaaaaaattgatgtCACCTTACTCTGCAGACTGGCTGCCTGCTAGGTGAAGCTCTGTGCAGGTGGAGAAGCATGAGCTGCAATGCATGCTGGCATGCCTTGTGTCTTCCATGGATGTCCCTGGTCTCAACACCCTGACCCTCCTTGCAGGAAGAGGTGTTGTGACCCTAGAGGATAGGCACAGCACttcacagggctctgcagccctggttGGGGGGATGTGTGGGttccctgctgtgggacaggaccTGCTGTGGGATGGTGTCTGCAGGTCCCCAGTCACGGGGTGGGCTCTGTGTCCTGAGCACTCCCACGCTGGGGCCCACTCGTGCCCTCCTGCCCTCTCTCACATGGTCTCATCTTCCCTTGCTCATTGCTCATGCCCGTGTTCCATTCCATTGGACTTTCCCAGGTCGTTTATcatggctgtggctgccctgcatgAATGTGGCagctgtgtcacctccctggtTCAGGACAAGTGTTGTCTCTGTGTGTCCATGGGGAGAGCCTCTAGAAGCCGCACCTCTCTGTGCCCCAGACCCCTGGTGGGACCCTAGGAGTCTCCTTTCAGGGCACCAGGTTTTGGCATCAGTGGGTTGGCCACGCattcctgctgccctcagccctggcagggtgcTGGCATCCACCCTGGCTCTTCAGCACCCTGGATATCCCAGCACGGGTGTGCTGCAGCCCgtggctctgcctgggctcCCCTCAAAGAAACGTGCCAGGAGGTCACAGGGTGTTTAGGAAAACAGGCCTTGGCACTTGCTGGCCataccaggaaaataaaaacatccgGGCAGGCAGCCGCACAGTGCCTGCGAGAGGCCGGCACTCCATAAATCCCCTGGAGCAGGTGCTTTGTAGTCGGCAGAAGGAAATGAGCATATTATTCAGCTTGGCTTAAACCCTGAAATGTTTCCTGTCCTGTGAGTCAGAAATAACCCTAGGAGATCATTCCTAGGCCACGCAGAAACCGCACCAGCCAAAAAATGCCAGGCACTTGTTGGCCTGAGGACTTGCCAGGGAGGTCAATGGTCCAAGCCCCTCATTTTGGAGGAGTTGCTGTAGCAGTGTCATGCCACCAGCACTGACCTCAGCATATAAATGGCCTGGAACACGATGAGGATCCACAGGGGACTGGTCCTGGGCACATTGCTTCATTGGGATGCAGGGACGGGGAGAGCCCCAGGAGACCCTGAGGCTTTCTGTGTCCTGGATGCATCCTGCAGATCTCTGGCCTTGCTATGGTATCTGAAAGAGAGATTCCCCTGCACAGTGCATTGGCTGTTTTACTGCCACCAGCAGGGCCATGCTGAGGTGATAGCCTGCTCTAGGAAcattctgcaggaaaagccaTGAATGGCTGGTGGCTTCATGGTGGAAGAGATTGCGCAGGCATGGGACTGAGACCACACATACTCAgtctggggaggggaggggaaagcaCTGTAGGAACTGTCTCTGGCTTGCACAGGCAGCACCCACCTGAAGGGGTTAATGGGTGACACTTCCTGTCCTAGTGCCCTGAAAGGAGACTCCTAGGGTCCCACCATGGGTCTGGGGCACAGAGAGGTGTGGCTTCCAGGGGCTCTCTCCACAGACACACAGTGACAACCCTTGTCCTGAACCAGGGAGGTAACACAGCTGCCACATTCATCCAcaattttccctttaaaatatttgcctttGCCCTATTTTTTCCATTCCTGGCACACTAACTTCAAATCCGAACAAGGAGCCCTTCAGACTCCCTGGACAGCAGAAGCACAGGAAGCCCATATGTGGAAAGGTCACCCCATCTATCTGCACCAGTGTTGGgtgctctgtgcccacctgGTCAAAGCCTCTCTGACCTTCTGAAGGTGCTACCCTCCCATTTGGGATGGTGGCAATGTGAGCACTGGCAATAGAGACCCCAGCAGAAGCCTGACCCGCACTCGAGTAGAAAGGCGAGTCACCAGCGGTGccttctccatccctgccctctttCCACGCAGCCTCCAgcaggaaggggctgctgcCATCCATGCCATCCATGCCAGCCCTCACTGTGACCCAGTGCTGTttgtgccctggcacagcagtgtctgcacagctcctcctggcccTGGCAGTGAGGACTGTGCTGCAGGCACTCACTCATGATGCCTGCCACGCTCTTTACAGCCACCTCCTGAGGCTGGCAGGCTTCTGGCTCCACTTTCAGCATGGAGGTGAAGGAGATTGGCAAGGCCCATggccttctgctgctgcacGCCAGGAGGTGGAAAAATAATTGTAATCTCTGGGGACCAGGGGCTTGGTTGTGCTTGCCAGgggaacatggaaaagaagaCTGGAATCTCAGAGGTGTGAGCCCCCCAGGGCAGACAAGTATAGCTGTGCCCTTGGTGCCCATCATGATCTGGAGCAGTCCTAGGACCAACATGTGTGTCACTAACAAGTGTTTGAGATCACTTAAAAAATCACTGGCAAGGGTATCAGCAAAAACCAAATTTAATATTAAGTGTCAGCACAACAATGTTCATTGGCAAGATTCACTTATGAGACAGTTAAGGCAtgttgaggagaaaaaaagggacaACAAACAAAATCCAGGCAATCAAAACAGACATGAACCAAGAACCATCTAggggtgtgtgtatgtgtgtgtgtatgtgtgtgtgtgtctgtgtctgtgcctctgtgtgtgtgtgtgtgtgtgtctgtgtgtgtttaggtgtgtgtgtctgtgtctgtgcctgtgtctgtgtctgtgcctctgtgtgtgtttgtgtgtctgtgtctgtgtttgtgtgtctgtgtgtgtgtgtgtgtctgtgtttagGTGTCtatgtctctgtgtgtgtgtctgtctgtgtgtctgtgtgtgtgacaaaaGGCCAGTGAGGGCAAGGATAAAAAGGAATGTGGCCTAAAAGCTTAGCAGCACTCACACTTAACTTGTAACTTAACAATTTGACAGAGAAATAACACTTAACAGCATCAAACCTATGTAACTTAAACTTAACAATTTAGCAAAAGAACACTTTAGCAGCCTTTAACTTATCTTATAACGTTTGACTTAATCTTGCTTACAGGCCTAAGTTACTTAGATCTGAGGTACTTAAACGCCtaagagagcagcatttctcccAGATTTGCTACAGCCAGGGAGAGGCATGCACACAGACAGAAAGACAGTGCAAGCAAGGTACCTGTGAAAAATCCCCCTCAGAGGTCAGTGAAATGCTCACTTGGGGTGCCTTTGCATCCCCTCAactggggaagggctgagccTCATGGAGTGATGGTATGAGCCCAGGATCCATCGTTGTTGGGTGATCCCAAAGTACAGCAGGCTTGAGTTTGCTGGCTCTGggaggccccactcagaggaAGTGCTGGCCACAGCCTGCTGCGgtccagggcagctcagggggtCTCATTTGGCAAGAGCGTGGGCTTTAGTTGTAACAAAGTTTCATCCTTGCCACAGTTTCAGCCTGCACTTTCTTTGGGTATCTGAGAACAGCGATATTGTGCCCttcagggaagaagaaaaacagttgCCAGCGCTGTTCATCAAAAACCCAGGAGCTCTGtgagaaagcagcagttcctggaAGCAGGGATTATTAAGAGGGAGTATTTCTGATAAACTGAaggagagctgagcccaggTGCTGTTTTTTAAGGCTCAGGCCtaaggagcatttctcagatCTCAGTGCAGCCTGGAAAAGGGGGGATGCATCACCTCAGTGGGGCACCATGGACCACCACAGATAGCCATGCACCACTGcaggcaccaggagcagggTTCTGGGAGTAGCCCAGAGCAAGGGAAAATTATCATCCCAAGGTGTGGGATGCCAGTAAAACTTAGTGTGAGACCATGGGACAGGGAATATGCAATGGAGCGAGAAATAAACCTAAGGTATGGTAAGTCTATGTGTATGGTGTGTGTATGGAGTGTATATAGTGTGTGTATGGTGTGTGTATGGGGGTGTGTGTATGGTGTGTGTATGGGGTGTGTAtggtgtgtggggtgtgtgtaTGGTGTGTGTACAGTGTGTGTATGGGGTGTGTGTATGGTGTGTGTATGGGGTGTATATGGTGTGTGTGTATGGTGTGTGCGTATGGTGTGTGCGTATGAGGTGTGTGTATGGGGTGTGTATGGGGTGTGAGGTGTGTATGTTGTGTGTGCtgtccccgcgctgtccccacggtgtccctgtgctgtccccgcGGCAGTGGCCGGGCCCCCTCTGGTGGCTCCCACGCGCACACCCGGGGTCCCGCCGCACCCACATTCCCCATCAGGGGCATCTCACGCTCCCCATCGCTCCATAAGCGAATTCCCACCGGCTTCTCCCTGGTTCCCTCCAccctctctgcttttctccccCATATCTCCATTTTGTTTTACCAGAGTCGTCTCTCCGCTGGCGGCATCCCGCCTGCCGCAGCTCCTGCGGGAGCAGCACCCCCTCCCGGAGCGCTCGCTGCGGAGGCTTTTCCCACTCAGTCTCTTGtcagcccctctgtgtccccttcGCCCGCGGCCTGTGCCACCGGAGCCTCAGGACAGGAGCCACcgggctgctctggggacacgGCAGGGTACAAGGGGTGCCACCATGTGTGCCCCGTGAGCAGGGGCGATTTCGCTGGCACTGTGCTCTCCAGTGCGACCATCACCCCCCCAGCACCATGTCCAGCCCCACACTCCATGGGGAAGCTCTTCCAGATCTTTCCAGCTTCTCATTTCTGGATGTAATCGCTGTCGGTTGGATTTCACTGTCCTTCGGCTCAGGCTCCCCTGCCAGCTCCGTACCACACCGGACCGAGATATTTATAGCCGGCAATGCAATCTCTTGGTCTCGGGTTGTGCCGAGCCGGGGAGCCGAGCTCCGTGACCCCGCGAGCATCTCCGCTGGGGGCGACACCTGCAGTGTGAAGGGCAGGGACAGCGAGAGGGACCGCGATTCCTGGCAACCCCAGAGGTGGAAGCACCCATGCCCGCggtgctgctctgctccggTGGcctgccccaaaatcccagagagGACAGCGACACCCTGCCCGCCGCTCAGCGCAGCATCCCGCAGCATCTGAACCACACAGGACCTTGAAGGGCCAGTGGCACCGGCAAGACCTCCGGGGCCGCCGTGCACCCAGCGCGCTCCCCCGTGCTGCCACACACAAGCATCCCGcctcacacagctctgagccgtggggaaggggctggcacCACCCCCAACACCCCCCTCCAGTCTCTATCGCCCCCCACCCCCGCCCGAcgggagcagg is a genomic window of Ammospiza nelsoni isolate bAmmNel1 chromosome Z, bAmmNel1.pri, whole genome shotgun sequence containing:
- the MSMP gene encoding prostate-associated microseminoprotein, coding for MAMQAQKMRCAWGRLCLLLSLLQLPGSQAKCYFQAKAPCEYEGKQFSIGESWLSTNCLLCTCLHPIGVGCCETTQHPIDFPDWCEAHYDSQTCQISVVQKANPSLPCVKSVEHEWGSASTPEPLVNKLLGAGLSR